The following coding sequences are from one Pirellulales bacterium window:
- a CDS encoding amidohydrolase family protein, producing MSNLRRCGRLAMLAVCLYISTSGRIAVASPEIPGKPQTRAIALVGGTIHPVSGPDIATGTLLFEHGKIAAVAAEASLPDDCEKIDVAGKHVYPGLFESFTDLGLVEIPSVRATLDKAETGSINPNVRANVAINPDSELIPVARANGILTALVVPSGGVISGQSAVVSLDGWTNEDMTLRSPAALHVVWPRVRPLRAWFLKAEEDKFSAERDKHIRAISDAFANARAYRQRKQEQSVDIDARWEALIPFLDGKAPVIVHADECEQIQGAVALAEREKLRLVILGGYGAPDCAGLLKKHSVPVIIAGVQRLPERASDYYDEPFTLAERLRSAGIQFCISGAVEASQVRNLPYHAGMAAAFGLPKDVALRAITLSPAEILGVADRIGSLEAGKDATLIVTDGDPLETPTQVEQAYIQGRKIDLGNRHRRLWDKYQEKYRRLDLK from the coding sequence ATGTCTAATCTTCGCCGCTGCGGGCGATTGGCGATGCTGGCCGTCTGCCTGTACATATCCACCAGCGGTCGTATAGCCGTGGCGTCGCCCGAGATTCCTGGCAAGCCGCAAACGCGCGCCATCGCGCTGGTCGGCGGCACGATTCACCCGGTCAGCGGCCCCGATATCGCCACCGGCACGCTGTTGTTCGAACATGGAAAAATCGCCGCGGTCGCCGCCGAGGCGTCGCTGCCCGACGATTGCGAAAAGATCGACGTCGCCGGCAAGCATGTTTATCCCGGCCTGTTCGAATCGTTCACCGATCTGGGGCTAGTCGAAATTCCCTCGGTGCGGGCGACCCTCGACAAGGCGGAAACCGGCAGCATCAATCCCAATGTTCGCGCCAATGTGGCGATCAATCCCGACAGCGAATTAATCCCGGTGGCGCGGGCCAACGGCATCTTGACGGCGCTGGTGGTTCCGTCGGGCGGCGTCATCAGCGGCCAGTCGGCGGTCGTGTCGCTGGATGGCTGGACGAACGAGGACATGACGCTCCGATCGCCCGCCGCGTTACATGTGGTTTGGCCACGAGTGCGTCCGCTGCGAGCCTGGTTTCTCAAGGCGGAGGAGGACAAGTTTTCGGCTGAGCGCGACAAGCACATTCGAGCCATCAGCGACGCCTTTGCCAACGCGCGCGCGTACCGGCAACGCAAGCAAGAGCAATCTGTCGACATCGACGCGCGCTGGGAGGCGTTGATTCCGTTTCTTGATGGAAAGGCGCCGGTCATTGTGCATGCCGATGAGTGCGAGCAGATTCAAGGCGCCGTGGCGCTGGCCGAGCGAGAAAAGCTGCGGCTCGTCATCCTGGGAGGCTATGGCGCCCCCGACTGCGCGGGACTGCTTAAAAAGCACAGCGTGCCGGTAATCATTGCCGGCGTGCAGCGACTGCCCGAGCGAGCCAGCGACTACTACGACGAGCCGTTCACCTTAGCGGAGCGTCTGCGTTCGGCGGGCATTCAATTTTGCATCAGCGGCGCGGTCGAGGCCTCGCAAGTTCGCAATCTGCCGTACCATGCCGGAATGGCCGCCGCATTCGGGCTGCCGAAGGATGTCGCATTGCGAGCGATCACGCTCTCGCCGGCCGAGATATTGGGGGTCGCCGATCGTATTGGCTCGCTCGAAGCGGGCAAAGACGCCACGCTGATCGTCACCGATGGCGATCCGCTAGAGACGCCTACACAGGTTGAGCAAGCGTACATTCAAGGACGCAAGATCGATCTTGGCAATCGCCATCGCCGTTTGTGGGACAAGTATCAAGAGAAATA